From the genome of Leptodactylus fuscus isolate aLepFus1 chromosome 1, aLepFus1.hap2, whole genome shotgun sequence, one region includes:
- the STARD6 gene encoding stAR-related lipid transfer protein 6: MDYKKIAQDVAQKILAYSQDTSGWKVAKSTKDITVSWKPSKEYPGNLYRGEGIIEEVPEKVIPFMYQAKYRAKWDSALKSYSILEEIDEDTVICHCITHSYGMGIISAREFVDIVHISRYDGGVVTTNSVSVDYDRCPITSSYVRGYNNPCGYVCSPLPENPAHSRLVAFIQPNLGGLLPRSVVDSAIPSNVVSLIRDVQEGIKKLLHN, translated from the exons ATGGACTATAAGAAGATCGCCCAAGATGTCGCGCAGAAGATTCTAGCCTACAGTCAGGACACGTCTGGATGGAAAGTGGCCAAATCTACA AAAGATATCACTGTCTCATGGAAACCGTCCAAAGAATATCCAGGAAACCT ATATCGTGGAGAGGGAATAATTGAGGAGGTCCCGGAGAAAGTTATACCCTTTATGTATCAAGCCAAATACAGAGCAAAGTGGGACAGCGCTCTGAAATCCTACTCCATCCTAGAAGAGATTGATGAA GACACGGTTATCTGTCACTGCATCACGCACAGCTATGGCATGGGGATTATCTCAGCCAGGGAATTTGTGGATATCGTTCATATCAGTCGGTATGATGGTGGAGTAGTCACCACGAACT CCGTCAGTGTGGACTATGACAGATGCCCCATAACCAGCTCTTATGTCCGAGGCTATAATAATCCGTGCGGATACGTCTGTTCTCCATTACCTGA gAACCCGGCACATTCCAGACTGGTGGCGTTTATCCAGCCCAATCTCGGAGGTTTACTGCCGCGCTCCGTGGTGGATTCGGCTATACCCAGCAACGTGGTCAGCCTCATCCGTGACGTGCAAGAAGGGATAAAAAAACTTTTACACAATTGA